In the genome of Lathyrus oleraceus cultivar Zhongwan6 chromosome 4, CAAS_Psat_ZW6_1.0, whole genome shotgun sequence, the window TAAATTGCAAACTCTGCTGAAGAAACTCAGTCTCAATGCAAACTTTGGGCAGAGACGCCAATGAAGATTGGACGTTGCTGAAGAATATTACCATCGGACTCATGTTGGGAATAAGGTGAACTTTGCATAAGGAAACTCAGAACCGCACCCCTTCTGCTGGAGATGTGAGAAGTCTTGAACAAGAAGTGTTAACAATGCACTCTACTGGGAATAAGAAAATTCTCAACCAAGGCTCAGCCGGGGAAAGAGAACCTTCTCACAACTAGGGATGAAACTCTGCTATGGGAATAACCATCCTCTAGTAAGCACAACTGCTGGGGAATGAGGATTCTTAAACAAAGACCTCACTAGTCATTCTCTTCAATCACAGATTCCTCTTGGGGATAAAAGAAATCTTAACAAACTTGTTGGGGAAACCAAACCAAAAAATAAAAGTTATCTTGATGATTCTTGCTTTCGTGATGGCATGGTGTACATTTGCGAGTGAACATCGTTCCTGCAATACAAAACACAACCAAGATGCTCAAGGCAATAGCATCACCACTTTGTCTATCAATCCGGCCACACACAAAATCACAAGCATACTCAAGTGTCTTTTTATCATGTCACGTGAAGTCCAAAATTTTAAAATGCAATGAttataaaaaattcggacatttttgcaaacaaagttgataaaagaaaaaataaagaaCATGCTTTTGAATGAAAAAAGACTTTTATTGGTTGAGAACTTGCATGTGAAAAGGCCATTACATCAAGAggcaattcctaggaagaggcaattgcaaaaaacaaaaataaaatattattacAAGAATGACAATGTGAAAGCGGATTTCCATCAGGTTCCGATTCAGCTATATCTCCTATGACCTTGACATTCTCATCCCTTTATGAAGAAAATGATTGAACTGATTCCTACCCTTCGGGGTTTCCAAACTATAGTAGTGTATCGAAATCACAGATCCCATGTAAGACGTAGTCGTTCACTttaaatccctaacttttgcctggatctccctttcgggtttttaatccacctagataccctttttttttgcctaagttgcccttttgggttttcaacttagtggatgtacttatttttttaattttcatccctaatttttgcctgaaccttttaTTCGTTTTTTTGTTGTTCGCCGGGATTCCCAATTTTTCCTAAGTCGTTGACTTAGCGGGTCctttttatgcgaagtattttttgactacgtctgcATTCATAGGGagtgggaagtcttcgccatccatagttgtaagcatcatGGCCCCGCCAGAGAAGATTTTCCTTATAACGTATGACCCTTCATAATTcgaagtccacttgcccctgggATCAGACTGAGGAagaataattatttttaaaacGAGGTAACCAGCTTTGTAACTCTAATGGCAAACTTTCCGATTAAATGCCTTTTTCATCTTCTTTTGATATAATTTCCCATGACAGATAGCGGCCATTCTTTTCTCCTCGATGAGGTTCAACTGATCAAATATATTCTGCACCCATTCGGCCTCGTCGAGTTTCACATCTGTCATCAATCTTAAAGAAGGGAATTCAACTTCAACAGGAAAAGCCGCCTCCATGCCGTATACCAATGAAAATGGAGTTGCCCCAATCGAGGTACATACCGAAGTATGATAACCATGTAAGGCAAAAGGTAGCATCTTGTGTCAGTCCTTGTAGGTTACAACCATCTTTTTTTCtatcttctttatattcttgttggcttCCTCGAttgccccattcatctttgggCGGTAtggagaggaattatgatgttGAATCTTGAAACTCTTGCACAACTTTGTCATCATTTTattgttgagattggacccattattTGTTATGATAACCTGCTCTCAGAATCTTTGTCTCCATGGAATGACCACTGGAGTGTATTCCAAATGAAACTTCGTGAATATCCTCAATAACTatgtctgcttcatgtctatccatgtATATGAGCATAACAGAATCATgattcctcttatacaacacatcaccaCTTAAGAAAAACCTGGAAGATAGTTTCCTTAGTGTTTTCTTGTTTGGGATAGACGTATCCTCCGGGTATTCCTGTTTCTCAAGGTATCTTTTGATATCATAAAACCAAGGTTTATCATCTCGTGCTTCATCATTAGTGTAGCAAAACGCTGGCTCATCCAACCTCATAATGTTGATAGAGGGGGCCTTAATCGCCCACTCAACTCTGAATATGGATGCTAGAGTAACCAATGCATCAGCTAAATGATTTTCTTCTCTTGGAATATGATCAAATGTGATCTCCTCAAAATATGGAATCAACTTTATCACGTGCTCTCGGTATGGGATCAGATTTGGGTGATGAGTCTCCCAATCTCCATTGATTTGGTTGATGACCATAGCAGAATCCCCATATACCTCAAGATccttgattctcaaatcaatagcAGCTTCAATCCCATCGATACAAACTTCATATTTGGCCATGTTATTTGTGAAGTCAAGACAGATTCCAGCAGTGAATGGAATATGAAAACCCGTGGGAGAAGTAACGACAGCTCCCACACTGTTTCCCAAAGCATTTGAAGCACCATCGAACACGAGCGTACATCACGATCTTGGTTCGGGGCCTTCATCGGGGCCTTCATCAGGAAATTCAAATTTCATAGGCTGGTAATCCTCAATAGGCTGATGAGCCAAGTAGTCAGCAATTATACTACTTTTGATGGCTTTTTAAGtcgtatactggatatcatactctattaaaatcatttgccaacaGGAAACCCTTCCCGTGAgagtaggcttctcaaaaatatacttgatcgggTCCACCTTCGAGATCAACAAGGTAGTGTAggtca includes:
- the LOC127137752 gene encoding uncharacterized protein LOC127137752; the protein is MAKYEVCIDGIEAAIDLRIKDLEVYGDSAMVINQINGDWETHHPNLIPYREHVIKLIPYFEEITFDHIPREENHLADALVTLASIFRVEWAIKAPSINIMRLDEPAFCYTNDEARDDKPWFYDIKRYLEKQEYPEDTSIPNKKTLRKLSSRFFLSGDVLYKRNHDSVMLIYMDRHEADIVIEDIHEVSFGIHSSGHSMETKILRAGYHNK